Sequence from the Sphingomonas koreensis genome:
GGCGATGTCGCGTCGCTTCGCAACGAACGGCTGCTGCCCTTCGCTCAGTTCAAGAAGCAAGCCGCCTCAGCCGGCACCCTGCTGCTCGACGCGCGATCGGAGAGCGCGTTCCGCGAGGGGCATATCAAGGGCGCGGTCAACCTGCCCTTCCCCGATTTCAACGCGGAGTCGCTTGAGGAGACGGTGGGCCCGAACGTCCACCGCCGCATCCTGATCTACTGCAACAACAATTTCTCGAACCGCACGCGCCCCGTGCCGATGAAGGCGCGCCCTCTGGCGCTCAATATCCAGACCTT
This genomic interval carries:
- a CDS encoding rhodanese-like domain-containing protein, which translates into the protein MDRRLFLSFVGIGAATPALGQPRAVEAANPQIDYPGFQQLTGDVASLRNERLLPFAQFKKQAASAGTLLLDARSESAFREGHIKGAVNLPFPDFNAESLEETVGPNVHRRILIYCNNNFSNRTRPVPMKARPLALNIQTFINLVGYGYRNVWELADVIDFNDPKVEWVRA